A genome region from Nocardioides cynanchi includes the following:
- a CDS encoding DUF3145 domain-containing protein yields the protein MTSRPAATTRGVLFVHSSPSALCPHLEWAVAGVLGAAVDLEWAPQPAQAGTYRAELSFAGEPGTAAAIASALRGWNHLRFEITEDPTAQSEGARFSYTPDLGVFHAVTGLHGDIMIPEDRLKAAVVKAAVGETTLLGEIDKLLGKPWDDELETFRHAGEGAPVRWLHHVV from the coding sequence ATCACCAGCCGCCCCGCTGCGACGACGCGGGGCGTGTTGTTCGTGCACTCCTCGCCCTCGGCGCTGTGCCCGCATCTCGAGTGGGCGGTTGCCGGGGTGCTGGGTGCCGCCGTCGACCTCGAGTGGGCACCGCAGCCCGCCCAGGCGGGCACCTACCGGGCCGAGCTCTCCTTCGCCGGTGAGCCCGGGACCGCCGCTGCGATCGCGTCGGCGCTGCGAGGGTGGAACCACCTGCGCTTCGAGATCACCGAGGACCCGACGGCGCAGTCCGAGGGAGCACGCTTCTCCTACACCCCGGACCTCGGCGTCTTCCACGCCGTCACCGGCCTGCACGGCGACATCATGATCCCCGAGGACCGGCTCAAGGCCGCGGTGGTCAAGGCCGCCGTCGGCGAGACCACGCTGCTCGGCGAGATCGACAAGCTCCTCGGCAAGCCCTGGGACGACGAGCTGGAGACCTTCCGGCACGCCGGCGAGGGAGCCCCGGTGCGCTGGCTGCACCACGTGGTCTGA
- a CDS encoding beta-ketoacyl-ACP synthase III gives MATIVPVAGAAYSAVLGVGSYRPSRIVPNADIVDAIDSSDEWIQQRSGIKQRRFATPEETVQMMSVAASRSAIERAGISAAQIDCVIVATVSHMLQTPAIAPAIAYELGTDQAAAFDISAACAGFCHGLALADQMVRGGGAGHVLVIGVERLSDITDTTDRGTAFIFADGAGAAVVGPSDKPGIGPVVWGSDGEQYDLIRQKEDWRDVIAAGKSEMPNLMMLGNPVFRWASFTMAKVGQQTLELSGLTVDDLDVFVPHQANMRIIDAMARAMKLPERVRIARDIAEQGNTSAASIPLALDRMMVEDQARSGDIALLIAFGAGLAYAAQVITVP, from the coding sequence ATGGCCACGATCGTCCCGGTCGCCGGAGCGGCGTACTCCGCGGTGCTCGGCGTCGGCAGCTACCGCCCGTCGCGGATCGTGCCCAACGCCGACATCGTCGACGCCATCGACTCCAGCGACGAGTGGATCCAGCAGCGATCGGGGATCAAGCAGCGCCGCTTCGCCACGCCCGAGGAGACCGTGCAGATGATGTCGGTGGCCGCCTCGCGCAGCGCCATCGAGCGCGCCGGCATCTCCGCGGCGCAGATCGACTGCGTGATCGTCGCGACCGTCTCCCACATGCTCCAGACCCCGGCGATCGCCCCGGCGATCGCCTACGAGCTCGGCACCGACCAGGCTGCCGCCTTCGACATCTCGGCGGCGTGTGCCGGCTTCTGCCACGGTCTGGCGCTCGCCGACCAGATGGTCCGCGGTGGCGGCGCCGGGCACGTCCTGGTGATCGGGGTGGAGCGGCTGTCCGACATCACCGACACCACCGACCGCGGTACGGCGTTCATCTTCGCCGACGGCGCCGGCGCGGCCGTCGTCGGACCCAGCGACAAGCCGGGCATCGGCCCGGTCGTCTGGGGCTCGGACGGTGAGCAGTACGACCTGATCCGGCAGAAGGAGGACTGGCGCGACGTGATCGCCGCCGGGAAGTCCGAGATGCCCAACCTGATGATGCTCGGCAACCCGGTCTTCCGGTGGGCCTCCTTCACCATGGCCAAGGTCGGGCAGCAGACGCTGGAGCTGTCCGGGCTGACCGTCGACGACCTCGACGTGTTCGTGCCGCACCAGGCCAACATGCGGATCATCGACGCCATGGCCCGCGCCATGAAGCTCCCCGAGCGGGTGAGGATCGCCCGCGACATCGCCGAGCAGGGCAACACCTCGGCGGCCTCCATTCCCCTGGCCCTCGACCGGATGATGGTCGAGGACCAGGCCCGCAGCGGGGACATCGCGCTGCTGATCGCGTTCGGTGCCGGCCTGGCGTATGCCGCCCAGGTCATCACCGTCCCGTGA
- a CDS encoding PucR family transcriptional regulator yields MPARVQALPTPGGGSRERAALALGRATGSLSSAAMSRMLTDMPWFADLSAESRAWVGQILQAGMRGFVDWFRLDDDDAFPGDTAAAVFGAAPRTLTGVITLGQTVDLVRLGIEVVESHVDEVVDPADAPAVHAAVLRYAREVAFATAEVYARAAEARGAWDARLEALVVDSVLRAEADEAVQSRASALGWAQSEGVAVVLGAVPSPRSPDLFEEVRRAARGKGLDALCAIQGDRLVVILGGVEDPDKAASAVVRFFGDGPVVVGPRADDLSSGHTSARAALSGLRAATGWPDAPRPVATDDLLPERVLAGDGHARRHLVEEVYLPLRQAGGHKGTLIDTLTAYFQQGQSLEAAARALFVHPNTVRYRLRQASELTGLAATDPRDALTLQLALVLGRQSPRGVAEPAPSDPASL; encoded by the coding sequence ATGCCCGCCCGCGTCCAAGCGCTCCCGACCCCCGGTGGCGGGTCGCGGGAACGCGCGGCCCTGGCGCTGGGCCGGGCCACCGGGTCGCTCAGCAGCGCCGCCATGTCACGGATGCTCACCGACATGCCGTGGTTCGCCGACCTGAGCGCCGAGAGCCGCGCCTGGGTCGGCCAGATCCTCCAGGCCGGCATGAGGGGGTTCGTCGACTGGTTCCGGCTCGACGACGACGACGCGTTCCCCGGCGACACCGCCGCGGCCGTGTTCGGGGCGGCCCCCCGCACCCTGACCGGGGTGATCACCTTGGGCCAGACGGTGGACCTGGTGCGGCTCGGGATCGAGGTCGTGGAGTCCCACGTCGACGAGGTCGTCGACCCGGCCGACGCTCCCGCCGTCCACGCCGCGGTGCTCCGCTACGCCCGCGAGGTCGCCTTCGCCACCGCCGAGGTCTACGCCCGCGCGGCTGAGGCCCGCGGCGCCTGGGACGCCCGGCTGGAGGCACTCGTCGTGGACTCCGTGCTGCGGGCCGAGGCCGACGAGGCGGTGCAGTCTCGGGCGAGTGCGTTGGGCTGGGCCCAGAGCGAGGGCGTGGCGGTGGTGCTGGGCGCCGTACCCTCCCCCCGCTCGCCGGACCTGTTCGAGGAGGTACGCCGTGCCGCCCGGGGCAAAGGGTTGGACGCGCTCTGCGCCATCCAGGGCGACCGACTCGTGGTGATCCTCGGTGGCGTCGAGGACCCCGACAAGGCTGCCAGCGCGGTGGTCCGGTTCTTCGGCGACGGTCCGGTCGTGGTCGGCCCGCGAGCCGACGACCTCAGCAGTGGCCACACCTCGGCCCGCGCCGCGCTCTCCGGGCTGCGGGCGGCGACCGGCTGGCCCGACGCACCGCGACCCGTGGCCACCGACGACCTCTTGCCCGAGCGGGTGCTCGCCGGCGACGGCCACGCCCGGCGCCACCTCGTGGAGGAGGTCTACCTGCCCCTGCGGCAGGCCGGTGGGCACAAGGGCACGCTGATCGACACCCTGACGGCGTACTTCCAGCAGGGGCAGTCGCTCGAGGCCGCCGCGCGGGCGCTCTTCGTGCACCCGAACACGGTGCGCTACCGCCTCCGGCAGGCCTCCGAGCTGACCGGGCTCGCCGCCACGGACCCGCGCGACGCCCTGACCCTGCAGCTGGCGCTCGTGCTGGGTCGGCAGTCCCCGCGGGGGGTGGCGGAGCCCGCCCCCTCGGACCCAGCCTCTTTGTAG
- a CDS encoding alpha/beta hydrolase, with protein sequence MRRQHRVQHVTIHGHRRAYVKAGSGPALLLLHGLGCDHTTWLPVIDTLSRRYTVIAPDLLGHGASDKPRADYSVGGFANGMRDLLTVLGVDKATVVGHSFGGGVAMQFAYQFPERTERLVLVGSGGLGPEVSPAIRAITTTGFYQVMGLLTLPGVRQVGTAGLRALARTGLKEFRDFDEVAGIYESFRDPAGRAAIRHVVRAVVDWQGQIVTMADRAYLTQAMPMCVIWGEDDRVIPVSHAAHAAELAPAARVELIPNAGHFPHKDHPQRFVKILDDFIASTRPASYSRARWRRLLEHGADAPAPLAAVVELEVPSA encoded by the coding sequence ATGAGGCGCCAGCACCGCGTGCAGCACGTGACGATCCACGGCCACCGTCGCGCCTACGTCAAGGCGGGGTCCGGGCCGGCTCTCCTCCTCCTGCACGGCCTCGGCTGCGACCACACCACCTGGCTGCCGGTGATCGACACCCTGTCGCGCCGCTACACCGTGATCGCACCCGACCTGCTGGGTCACGGTGCGTCCGACAAGCCGCGCGCCGACTACAGCGTCGGAGGTTTCGCGAACGGGATGCGCGACCTGCTCACCGTGCTCGGCGTCGACAAGGCCACGGTGGTCGGGCACAGCTTCGGCGGGGGAGTGGCGATGCAGTTCGCCTACCAGTTCCCCGAGCGCACCGAGCGCCTGGTGCTGGTCGGCTCCGGCGGCCTCGGGCCCGAGGTGTCCCCGGCGATCCGTGCGATCACCACGACCGGCTTCTACCAGGTGATGGGCCTGCTCACGCTGCCCGGTGTGCGCCAGGTCGGTACGGCGGGCCTGCGTGCGCTGGCGCGGACCGGCCTCAAGGAGTTCCGCGACTTCGACGAGGTCGCGGGGATCTACGAGTCGTTCCGCGACCCCGCCGGGAGGGCGGCGATCCGGCACGTGGTCCGGGCGGTCGTCGACTGGCAGGGCCAGATCGTGACCATGGCCGACCGGGCCTACCTCACCCAGGCGATGCCGATGTGCGTGATCTGGGGCGAGGACGACCGGGTGATCCCGGTCAGCCACGCGGCGCACGCGGCCGAGCTGGCACCGGCAGCGCGGGTCGAGCTGATCCCCAACGCGGGACACTTCCCCCACAAGGACCACCCGCAGCGGTTCGTGAAGATCCTCGACGACTTCATCGCCAGCACCCGCCCGGCGTCGTACTCCCGGGCGCGCTGGCGTCGGCTGCTCGAGCACGGCGCCGATGCGCCCGCGCCGCTCGCCGCGGTGGTGGAGCTCGAGGTCCCGAGCGCCTGA
- a CDS encoding tetratricopeptide repeat protein, giving the protein MADGRRDSNDGNARGRSGSSGRPAPRSSEGRPSRGRPSSERGSGRSSGRPDRTDRNGRPDRAGTDGRRTSSSSARPARKGDWSRPAADQGDRTEQQERYDGPPLPEEITGRELDRSISGQLKGLPDKLALRVARHLAAAGLLIDSDPETAYQHTLAARARASRLAVVREAVGEAAYASGHYTEALAELRAAKRMNGATDYLPIMADCHRALGQPEQALKLAKSPSVARFRPEAKAEMTLVEAGARRDMGQLDAALRTLELAPLQSKSREPWVVRLRYAYADTLEAAGRDTDALAWFHRTHAIDAHDLTDAADRADAIEKRQDAPND; this is encoded by the coding sequence GTGGCAGACGGTCGTCGTGACAGCAACGACGGCAACGCCCGTGGGAGGTCCGGTTCTTCGGGCCGACCCGCTCCGCGTTCGTCGGAGGGCCGTCCCAGTCGCGGCCGACCCTCGTCGGAGCGCGGCTCCGGGCGTTCGTCCGGTCGTCCGGACCGGACCGACCGCAACGGCCGCCCCGACCGTGCCGGCACCGACGGGCGGCGTACCTCGTCGTCGTCCGCTCGCCCGGCGCGCAAGGGCGACTGGTCCCGGCCCGCGGCCGACCAGGGCGACCGGACCGAGCAGCAGGAGCGGTACGACGGACCGCCGCTGCCCGAGGAGATCACCGGGCGCGAGCTGGACCGCTCGATCAGCGGCCAGCTCAAGGGTCTTCCGGACAAGCTGGCCCTGCGGGTGGCCCGCCACCTGGCGGCGGCCGGCCTGCTGATCGACTCCGACCCGGAGACCGCCTACCAGCACACCCTGGCCGCCCGGGCCCGGGCCTCGCGGCTCGCCGTGGTGCGCGAAGCGGTGGGCGAGGCGGCCTACGCCTCGGGGCACTACACCGAGGCGCTCGCGGAGCTGCGCGCAGCCAAGCGGATGAACGGTGCGACCGACTACCTGCCGATCATGGCGGACTGCCACCGTGCCCTGGGGCAGCCCGAGCAGGCCCTGAAGCTGGCCAAGAGCCCGTCGGTGGCCCGCTTCCGTCCGGAGGCCAAGGCGGAGATGACCCTGGTCGAGGCGGGCGCCCGTCGCGACATGGGCCAGCTCGACGCGGCGCTGCGCACGCTGGAGCTCGCACCGCTGCAGTCCAAGAGCCGCGAGCCGTGGGTCGTCCGCCTGCGCTACGCCTACGCGGACACCCTCGAGGCGGCCGGCCGCGACACCGACGCACTGGCGTGGTTCCACCGGACCCACGCGATCGACGCCCACGACCTCACCGATGCCGCGGACCGTGCCGACGCGATCGAGAAGCGCCAGGACGCACCGAACGACTGA
- a CDS encoding acyltransferase domain-containing protein yields MLVIVAPGQGAQTPGFLTPWLEDTTFASRFEWLSTVADLDLAHYGTEADAETIRDTRIAQPLLVATGLIAALELFPHPADAFSQIGAVAGHSVGEIAAAAGARAITAEQAMVLVRERGNAMAEASAVTPTGMTAVLGGDRDEVLAALAAQGLTAANDNGPGQIVAAGTLEQLQALADEPPAKARLIPLSVAGAFHTEHMAQAVGRMATLARSVSTHDPRTPVISNRDGQIVHDGREVIARIVGQIARPVRWDLCMETMSDLGVTGILEMPPAGTLVGIAKRALPGVETFALKTPDQLDDARAFCAKHGEASMIETTPTWMMVVSPMKGTFHRDAEAAEVGILAPGATLGDVASSRDRAAIHAPHGGQVVEWLVEDGDLVSPGQPLVRLHPEGAA; encoded by the coding sequence GTGCTCGTCATCGTCGCCCCCGGTCAGGGAGCCCAGACTCCCGGCTTCCTCACACCCTGGCTCGAGGACACCACCTTCGCCTCGCGGTTCGAGTGGCTCTCGACCGTGGCCGACCTCGACCTGGCCCACTACGGCACCGAGGCCGACGCCGAGACCATCCGCGACACCAGGATCGCGCAGCCACTGCTCGTGGCGACCGGGCTGATCGCCGCCCTCGAGCTCTTCCCCCACCCGGCCGACGCGTTCAGCCAGATCGGGGCCGTGGCCGGCCACAGCGTCGGGGAGATCGCGGCCGCCGCCGGCGCCCGGGCGATCACCGCCGAGCAGGCGATGGTCCTGGTCCGCGAGCGCGGCAACGCGATGGCCGAGGCCTCCGCGGTCACCCCGACCGGCATGACCGCGGTCCTGGGCGGCGACCGCGACGAGGTGCTGGCCGCGCTGGCGGCCCAGGGCCTCACCGCCGCCAACGACAACGGGCCCGGGCAGATCGTCGCGGCCGGCACCCTCGAGCAGCTCCAGGCCCTGGCCGACGAGCCTCCCGCCAAGGCGCGGCTGATCCCGCTCAGCGTCGCCGGAGCGTTCCACACCGAGCACATGGCGCAGGCGGTCGGCCGGATGGCCACCCTGGCCCGTTCGGTCTCGACCCACGACCCCCGCACCCCGGTGATCTCCAACCGGGACGGCCAGATCGTGCACGACGGCCGCGAGGTGATCGCCCGGATCGTCGGGCAGATCGCCCGCCCCGTGCGGTGGGACCTCTGCATGGAGACGATGAGCGACCTGGGAGTCACCGGGATCCTCGAGATGCCTCCCGCCGGCACCCTGGTCGGCATCGCGAAGCGCGCGCTTCCCGGTGTGGAGACCTTCGCCCTGAAGACCCCCGACCAGCTGGACGACGCCCGCGCGTTCTGCGCCAAGCACGGCGAGGCCTCGATGATCGAGACCACGCCCACCTGGATGATGGTCGTCTCCCCGATGAAGGGCACCTTCCACCGCGACGCCGAGGCCGCCGAGGTCGGCATCCTCGCCCCCGGGGCCACCCTCGGAGACGTCGCCAGCTCGCGCGACCGGGCCGCCATCCACGCACCGCACGGCGGCCAGGTCGTCGAGTGGCTGGTCGAGGACGGCGACCTGGTCTCCCCCGGTCAGCCCCTGGTCCGGCTCCACCCCGAGGGAGCCGCCTGA
- a CDS encoding alpha-hydroxy-acid oxidizing protein — MELEPSQPTSARWLDSLPEQARRHLPPAVWAYVHAGAREGTSTAEATAAWRDVRFRTRVLRDGGEPDLGTRILGHGFTSPLGVAPTAMQPVVHAQGERGMARGAEAAGCLHVVSSNAGTPFADLGARHWWLQAYLPPDREDFLPVAVAAAAAGATALVLTVDTPYPGTKYAADEADWTGIDLSWWRVNYPRRDPEGALWKAVTADDVGWLGESTGLPVVVKGVLRGDDALRAVEAGAAAVYVSNHGGRQLDRSVSTARALPEVIEAVGDRTEVYVDGGVRSGLDALAALALGARAVFLGRPALQALAVDGARGVERLLSELSAELADALALAGCRRPEEAPDLLPAAGTAGR; from the coding sequence ATGGAGCTCGAGCCGTCGCAGCCGACCTCGGCCCGCTGGCTCGACTCCCTGCCCGAGCAGGCCCGGCGACACCTGCCTCCGGCCGTCTGGGCCTACGTCCACGCCGGTGCCCGTGAGGGGACGAGCACGGCGGAGGCCACCGCGGCGTGGCGCGACGTCCGGTTCCGCACCCGCGTCCTGCGTGACGGGGGTGAGCCCGACCTGGGCACCCGGATCCTGGGCCACGGGTTCACCTCTCCACTGGGGGTCGCGCCGACCGCGATGCAGCCGGTGGTCCACGCCCAGGGCGAGCGCGGCATGGCCCGTGGCGCGGAGGCCGCGGGCTGCCTGCACGTCGTCTCCTCGAACGCCGGTACGCCGTTCGCCGACCTGGGGGCCCGGCACTGGTGGCTCCAGGCCTACCTGCCACCGGACCGGGAGGACTTCCTGCCGGTCGCCGTGGCCGCAGCCGCGGCCGGGGCCACCGCCCTCGTGCTCACCGTCGACACGCCGTACCCGGGGACCAAGTACGCCGCCGACGAGGCGGACTGGACGGGCATCGACCTCAGCTGGTGGCGCGTCAACTACCCCCGCCGCGACCCCGAGGGCGCGCTCTGGAAGGCGGTCACGGCCGACGACGTGGGCTGGCTGGGGGAGAGCACCGGACTGCCGGTGGTCGTCAAGGGCGTGCTCCGTGGCGACGACGCGCTGCGCGCCGTCGAGGCCGGCGCGGCCGCGGTCTACGTGTCGAACCACGGCGGCCGCCAGCTCGACCGCAGCGTCAGCACGGCGCGGGCTCTCCCCGAGGTGATCGAGGCGGTGGGGGACCGCACCGAGGTCTACGTCGACGGCGGGGTCCGGAGCGGGCTCGACGCCCTGGCCGCGCTGGCCCTCGGCGCCCGGGCGGTGTTCCTGGGACGCCCCGCGCTCCAGGCCCTGGCGGTGGACGGCGCCCGCGGGGTCGAGCGGCTGCTGTCCGAGCTGTCCGCCGAGCTCGCCGACGCCCTCGCCCTGGCCGGCTGCCGACGACCCGAGGAGGCCCCCGACCTGTTGCCGGCGGCGGGAACCGCAGGCCGCTGA
- a CDS encoding acyl-CoA carboxylase subunit beta has translation MTATATKPPRTEDPRHPLHRLTALLDEGTLRLITPEDDSGMLAAVGRVKGRRVVAFCSDATVMGGAMGDVGCRVVVDAYHRAMTEGTPIIGLWHSGGARLAEGVLSLHAVGRIFQAMTQASGKIPQISVVLGPAAGGAAYGPALTDVVILGPEGRIFVTGPDVVRSVTGEDVDMLRLGGPEPHGRRSGVVHILTDSEAEALERARTVASLFGSQGQLDLDLVEDRDLSRMLPESKKRAYDVHPLVAAVLDDDTMQELHERWAPNIVTALGRLGGRTVGVVANNPLRLGGCLDSLSAEKASRFVRLCDALGVPLIVLVDVPGYLPGVGQEWDGVVRRGAKLLHAFGECVVPRVTLVTRKTYGGAYIAMNARSLGATKVFAWPGAEVAVMGAVAAIRVLHRRKLAEVSPEIRPQVEAELAAEHERQAGGVEKAVEIGVVDEIVEPAQTRTALARAIYDAVQAVGVRRGQHGNIPL, from the coding sequence ATGACCGCCACCGCGACCAAGCCACCGCGCACCGAGGACCCCCGCCACCCGCTGCACCGGCTCACCGCGCTGCTGGACGAAGGCACCCTGCGGCTGATCACTCCCGAGGACGACTCCGGGATGCTCGCCGCGGTCGGCCGGGTCAAGGGCCGGCGCGTCGTCGCGTTCTGCTCCGACGCCACGGTCATGGGCGGCGCGATGGGCGACGTCGGCTGCCGAGTGGTCGTCGACGCCTACCACCGGGCGATGACCGAGGGCACCCCGATCATCGGCCTGTGGCACTCCGGGGGCGCCCGGCTCGCCGAGGGCGTGCTGTCGCTGCACGCGGTCGGCCGGATCTTCCAGGCGATGACCCAGGCCTCGGGCAAGATCCCGCAGATCTCGGTCGTGCTCGGCCCGGCCGCCGGTGGCGCGGCGTACGGCCCGGCCCTGACCGACGTGGTGATCCTCGGACCCGAGGGCCGGATCTTCGTGACCGGGCCCGACGTGGTCCGCTCAGTGACCGGTGAGGACGTCGACATGCTGCGCCTCGGCGGACCCGAGCCGCACGGGCGACGCTCCGGCGTGGTCCACATCCTCACCGACAGCGAGGCCGAGGCACTCGAGCGCGCCCGCACGGTCGCCTCGTTGTTCGGCTCGCAGGGCCAGCTGGACCTCGACCTGGTCGAGGACCGCGACCTCTCTCGGATGCTGCCGGAGTCCAAGAAGCGTGCCTACGACGTGCACCCGCTGGTCGCAGCGGTCCTCGACGACGACACCATGCAGGAGCTCCACGAGCGCTGGGCGCCCAACATCGTCACCGCCCTCGGGCGCCTCGGCGGCCGCACCGTCGGCGTGGTGGCCAACAACCCGCTGCGGCTGGGCGGCTGCCTGGACTCCCTGTCGGCGGAGAAGGCCTCGCGCTTCGTCCGGCTGTGCGACGCCCTCGGCGTCCCGCTGATCGTGCTCGTGGACGTGCCCGGCTACCTGCCGGGCGTCGGGCAGGAGTGGGACGGCGTCGTACGCCGTGGCGCCAAGCTCCTGCACGCCTTCGGCGAGTGCGTCGTACCCAGGGTGACCCTGGTGACGCGGAAGACCTACGGCGGCGCCTACATCGCGATGAACGCCCGCTCCCTGGGAGCGACCAAGGTGTTCGCGTGGCCGGGCGCCGAGGTGGCGGTGATGGGGGCCGTGGCGGCGATCAGGGTGCTGCACCGGCGCAAGCTGGCCGAGGTCTCACCCGAGATCCGTCCCCAGGTCGAGGCCGAGCTCGCTGCCGAGCACGAGCGGCAGGCCGGTGGGGTGGAGAAGGCCGTGGAGATCGGCGTGGTCGACGAGATCGTCGAGCCGGCGCAGACCCGCACCGCCCTGGCCCGCGCGATCTACGACGCGGTGCAGGCCGTCGGCGTGCGCCGCGGTCAGCACGGCAACATCCCGCTCTGA
- a CDS encoding acyl carrier protein, with the protein MATTEEIRADLAEIVNEVAGIPVEDVQLDKSFVDDLDVDSLSMVEVVVAAEEKFGVSIPDDEVKNLKTVGDAVSFIENAQG; encoded by the coding sequence ATGGCCACCACCGAAGAGATCCGCGCCGACCTCGCCGAGATCGTCAACGAGGTCGCGGGAATCCCCGTCGAGGACGTCCAGCTCGACAAGTCGTTCGTCGACGACCTCGACGTCGACTCGCTGTCCATGGTCGAGGTCGTCGTGGCCGCCGAGGAGAAGTTCGGCGTGTCCATCCCCGACGACGAGGTGAAGAACCTCAAGACCGTCGGCGACGCCGTCTCCTTCATCGAGAACGCCCAGGGCTGA
- the fabF gene encoding beta-ketoacyl-ACP synthase II, translating to MSVKRVVVTGLGTTSPVGGDVSSTWDALIKGQSGVRHLDDAWVEGMPVKIAGRIAVEPGDVLERVKARRLDRSSQFAMVAAMEAWADSGLEGAEIDNDMLGVAMASGIGGVTTLLANYDTLLEKGPRRVSPLAVPMLMPNAPAANISLYVGARAAVNTPVSACASGNEAISLALDQIRLGRADIVLAGGTEAAIHPLPMAAFANMMALSKNDGDPTTVSRPWDLARDGFVLGEGAGVLVLESEEHALARGARIYATVLGAGITADSHDIAQPDPAGRGGARAIVRALHEAGISASDIAHINAHATSTPQGDIAEGLMIHATLGSHADQVVVTSTKSMTGHLLGGAGALEAIATVLALHHRVSPPTINLDDKDPQVELDIPTTARDLPSGDIAALNNSFGFGGANVAVAFGSV from the coding sequence ATGTCTGTCAAGCGTGTCGTCGTCACCGGCCTGGGGACGACCTCCCCGGTCGGTGGCGACGTGTCGTCCACCTGGGACGCCCTGATCAAGGGCCAGTCCGGCGTCCGTCACCTCGACGATGCCTGGGTCGAGGGGATGCCGGTCAAGATCGCCGGCCGGATCGCCGTCGAGCCCGGTGACGTGCTGGAGCGGGTCAAGGCCCGCCGGCTCGACCGCTCCTCCCAGTTCGCGATGGTGGCGGCCATGGAGGCCTGGGCCGACTCCGGGCTCGAGGGCGCCGAGATCGACAACGACATGCTCGGCGTCGCCATGGCCTCGGGCATCGGCGGGGTCACCACCCTGCTCGCCAACTACGACACCCTGCTCGAGAAGGGTCCGCGCCGGGTCTCACCACTCGCCGTACCCATGCTGATGCCCAACGCCCCGGCCGCGAACATCAGCCTGTACGTCGGCGCGCGGGCCGCCGTGAACACCCCGGTCTCGGCGTGCGCCTCGGGCAACGAGGCCATCTCCCTGGCCCTGGACCAGATCCGGCTCGGCCGCGCCGACATCGTCCTGGCCGGCGGCACCGAGGCGGCGATCCACCCGCTGCCGATGGCGGCGTTCGCCAACATGATGGCGCTGTCGAAGAACGACGGCGACCCGACCACGGTCTCCCGGCCCTGGGACCTCGCCCGCGACGGGTTCGTGCTCGGCGAGGGAGCCGGCGTCCTGGTGCTGGAGTCGGAGGAGCATGCTCTGGCGCGCGGCGCCAGGATCTACGCCACCGTGCTCGGCGCCGGCATCACCGCCGACTCCCACGACATCGCCCAGCCCGATCCGGCCGGACGCGGTGGGGCCCGGGCGATCGTGCGGGCGCTGCACGAGGCCGGGATCTCCGCCTCGGACATCGCCCACATCAACGCGCACGCGACGTCGACCCCGCAGGGCGACATCGCCGAGGGCCTGATGATCCACGCGACCCTCGGCTCGCACGCCGACCAGGTCGTGGTCACCAGCACCAAGTCGATGACCGGCCACCTGCTCGGTGGCGCCGGCGCCCTCGAGGCGATCGCGACCGTGCTGGCCCTGCACCACCGGGTCAGTCCTCCCACGATCAACCTGGACGACAAGGACCCTCAGGTGGAGCTCGACATCCCGACCACCGCCCGCGACCTGCCGTCGGGCGACATCGCCGCCCTGAACAACTCCTTCGGGTTCGGCGGGGCCAACGTCGCCGTCGCCTTCGGGTCGGTCTGA